From Qipengyuania soli:
CGACATGGGTAACCTGCAGGAACGCATCACCTCGACCACCAAGGGCTCGATTACCTCGGTGCAGGCGATCTACGTCCCCGCCGACGACCTTACCGACCCGGCTCCGGCAACTTCGTTCGCCCACTTGGACGCAACGACCACGCTGTCGCGCGCCATCTCGGAACTCGGCATCTACCCGGCAGTTGACCCGCTCGACTCGACCAGCCGCGTTCTCGAACCGCGCGTCGTCGGTGCCGAGCACTACGAGACTGCTCGCCGCGTCCAGGAAACGCTGCAGAAGTACAAGAGCCTGCAGGACATCATCGCCATTCTCGGCATGGACGAACTGTCGGAAGAAGATAAGCTGACCGTGGCCCGCGCCCGCAAGATCCAGCGCTTCCTCTCGCAGCCGTTCCACGTCGCCGAGGTGTTCACCAACATCCCGGGCGTGTTCGTCCAGCTCGAAGACACCGTGAAGTCGTTCAAGGCTGTCGTCGACGGCGAATACGACCACCTGCCGGAAGCTGCCTTCTACATGGTCGGCGGTATCGACCAGGCAGTCGCCAAGGCGAAGAAGCTGGCCGAGGACGCGTAAGCACATGGCCCTCCACTTCGAACTCGTCACGCCGGCGAAGCTGGTCCGCTCCGAGGAAGTCCACATGGTGGTCGTCCCCGGCACGGAAGGCGAATTCGGCGTGCTCGAGGGCCATGCGCCCTTCATGTCGACGATCCGCGACGGTGCCGTGCAGGTCTACAAGACCGAAGGCGCCGCGCCCGAGACCATCGAAGTCCGCGGCGGCTTCGCCGAGGTTTCGGAAAAGGGCCTGACGGTCCTGGCGGAGCACGTCGAAGGGTGATCCTTCCGCAGCTCGTGAAATTCGAAAGGGCGGTCCTGCGGGGCCGCCCTTTTTCGTTTCATCGGCCGTACTTTCCGCAACAGGTGAAAACCCGCCACCTCGCCTTG
This genomic window contains:
- a CDS encoding ATP synthase F1 subunit epsilon: MALHFELVTPAKLVRSEEVHMVVVPGTEGEFGVLEGHAPFMSTIRDGAVQVYKTEGAAPETIEVRGGFAEVSEKGLTVLAEHVEG